The following proteins are co-located in the Acidimicrobiales bacterium genome:
- a CDS encoding Mur ligase family protein — MSALDIAVVASAVAGSALAGLRWLRVAQREHYLAGSVTRFALRWWWGAVSFNRLLAMVAVLGFLVTLSFAPAGFAPAAVVALGPVGLSLRGRTAKLVWTRRLRTLAVVWAALQAVVVVAGLAGGVGPVVAVAGALLVPPLVDAACALTAPFERRLADRFVGEATTKLRRLAPIVVGITGSYGKTSTKGYVGYLLASTRAVVVSPASYNNRAGLARTVNEHLAPGTEVLVAEMGTYGPGEIAELTSWLSPRVGVITAIGPVHLERFGSENRIVEAKAEILDRAETAVLNVDDARLRALADQAAAAGRRVWRCSGTDRDADVCALVDGAALEVHRKGTLMARVDVADARPTNVACAVAVALELGVAEAEVARLLPGLPVTPNRLNVAVGSTGVTVVDDTYNSNPAGCRVALDVMGRHGRDGHRRVVVTPGMVELGDRQHPENSAFAAAARAVATDLVIVGFTNRKALLEGAGEDNVRISGWRAGAGGYTIAPDDDEEDEDEADGESRPGATDPRGAETEGAETEGAKASGAKTDGDGVPAEHPAQEVLVGSRDEAVSWVKAHLGEGDVVLYENDLPDHFA; from the coding sequence ATGAGTGCCCTCGACATCGCCGTCGTCGCCAGCGCGGTGGCCGGCTCGGCACTGGCTGGTCTCCGTTGGCTCCGGGTCGCGCAGCGGGAGCACTACCTGGCCGGTTCGGTCACCCGGTTCGCCCTCCGCTGGTGGTGGGGGGCGGTCAGCTTCAACCGATTGCTCGCGATGGTGGCGGTCCTGGGCTTCCTCGTCACCCTCTCGTTCGCTCCGGCCGGGTTCGCCCCCGCGGCCGTCGTGGCCCTTGGGCCGGTGGGCCTCTCGCTGCGTGGGCGCACCGCCAAGCTGGTGTGGACCAGGCGCCTCCGGACACTCGCCGTGGTGTGGGCCGCGCTCCAGGCTGTCGTGGTGGTGGCCGGACTGGCGGGAGGAGTCGGCCCCGTGGTGGCGGTCGCCGGCGCCCTGCTCGTGCCGCCGCTGGTCGACGCCGCCTGTGCCCTGACCGCCCCGTTCGAGCGCCGCTTGGCCGATCGCTTCGTCGGCGAGGCGACCACCAAGCTGCGCCGGCTGGCACCGATCGTCGTCGGGATCACCGGCTCCTACGGCAAGACCTCGACCAAGGGGTACGTGGGCTACCTTCTCGCCTCGACCCGAGCTGTCGTCGTCAGCCCCGCGAGCTACAACAACCGGGCCGGGCTGGCCCGCACGGTCAACGAGCATCTGGCTCCGGGAACGGAGGTCCTGGTCGCCGAGATGGGCACCTACGGCCCCGGAGAGATCGCCGAGCTCACCTCGTGGTTGAGCCCTCGCGTCGGGGTGATCACGGCCATCGGACCCGTGCACCTGGAGCGCTTCGGGTCCGAGAACCGCATCGTCGAGGCCAAGGCGGAGATCCTCGATCGAGCGGAGACAGCGGTGCTCAACGTCGACGACGCTCGTCTGCGGGCCCTCGCCGACCAGGCTGCGGCCGCGGGCAGACGGGTGTGGCGGTGCTCGGGGACAGACCGCGACGCCGACGTGTGCGCGCTCGTCGACGGCGCCGCGCTGGAGGTTCATCGCAAGGGCACCCTGATGGCCCGGGTGGACGTCGCCGACGCCCGCCCGACCAACGTGGCGTGCGCCGTGGCCGTGGCGCTCGAGCTGGGCGTGGCGGAGGCGGAGGTGGCGCGGCTGCTGCCCGGGCTGCCCGTAACGCCCAACCGCCTGAACGTGGCGGTCGGCTCCACGGGCGTCACCGTCGTCGACGACACCTACAACTCCAACCCGGCGGGCTGTCGCGTGGCCCTGGACGTCATGGGCCGCCACGGGCGCGACGGCCACCGGCGAGTGGTCGTCACCCCCGGGATGGTCGAGCTGGGAGACCGCCAGCACCCCGAGAACAGCGCCTTCGCCGCTGCGGCGAGAGCAGTCGCCACCGACCTGGTCATCGTCGGCTTCACCAACCGCAAGGCGCTGCTCGAGGGGGCCGGCGAAGACAACGTCAGGATCAGCGGGTGGCGGGCCGGAGCGGGTGGGTACACCATCGCGCCCGACGACGACGAGGAAGACGAGGACGAAGCGGACGGGGAGAGCCGGCCCGGCGCGACAGACCCTCGCGGCGCCGAGACCGAAGGCGCCGAGACCGAAGGCGCCAAGGCTTCCGGCGCCAAGACGGACGGCGACGGGGTCCCCGCCGAGCACCCCGCCCAGGAGGTCCTGGTAGGAAGCCGCGACGAGGCAGTGAGCTGGGTGAAGGCCCACCTGGGCGAGGGCGACGTCGTGCTCTACGAGAACGACCTGCCCGACCACTTCGCATGA
- a CDS encoding PH domain-containing protein has product MPIPRKLLNEGEQVVVDLRPHWSFLIGPVLGAIGVIVVAVAILVAFPSAPGVVIVAVLLFLAGAMVWLAGRYARWASTSFVLTNSRVVYRTGVLIRHGREIPLERLNDITVHQSILERLVGSGRLYVESAGRMGEEAFIGVPHCLAVQKAIHQQLEQSRRRWAEQSVGRVPLTVPEQLEKLDNLCRRGVITRAEFDAEKARLLDHLR; this is encoded by the coding sequence GTGCCGATCCCTCGAAAGCTGCTGAACGAGGGCGAGCAGGTCGTCGTCGACCTCCGCCCGCATTGGTCATTCCTCATCGGGCCGGTGCTGGGGGCGATCGGTGTCATTGTCGTGGCCGTGGCGATCCTGGTGGCGTTCCCGTCGGCCCCGGGAGTCGTCATCGTCGCCGTGCTGCTCTTCCTTGCCGGCGCCATGGTCTGGCTCGCCGGCCGGTATGCCCGGTGGGCCAGCACCAGCTTCGTGCTGACCAACAGCCGCGTGGTGTACCGGACCGGCGTCCTCATCCGCCACGGACGCGAGATCCCGCTGGAGCGGCTGAACGACATCACGGTCCACCAGTCGATCCTGGAGCGCCTCGTGGGCTCGGGTCGGCTCTATGTCGAGTCGGCGGGACGGATGGGGGAGGAGGCGTTCATCGGCGTGCCCCACTGCCTGGCGGTGCAGAAGGCCATCCACCAGCAGCTGGAGCAGTCGCGGCGCCGGTGGGCCGAGCAGTCGGTCGGCCGGGTGCCCCTCACCGTCCCCGAGCAGCTCGAGAAGCTCGACAATCTGTGTCGCCGCGGTGTGATCACGAGGGCCGAGTTCGACGCCGAGAAAGCCCGGCTCCTCGACCACCTACGCTGA
- the galK gene encoding galactokinase, protein MSPCRVRAHAPGRVNLIGDHTDYTGGLALPMAIDLGVDVALERDETLDRVELVSGDQPGRATVDRAQPLASVGDDAPRWARYVAGVVETATPPAGGIGTVSSNLPIGAGLASSAALEVAVALALGFEGTPVQLAQACQRAERVAAGVPCGVMDPLASACGRRGHALLLDCASLVVSPVALPDEVEVVAVHSGRARGLAGSAYAARRAECEAAEAVVGALREATAAEVGSIRDPVLRRRARHVVTENARVRAAAQAIAAGDLASAGAEMTASHRSLAADFEVSTPSLDALVDELLGTPGVLGARMTGAGFGGCVVALTEPGAVVPDNRRGWVLRASAGASVEVVDA, encoded by the coding sequence ATGAGCCCTTGCCGGGTCCGGGCCCACGCCCCAGGGCGGGTCAACCTCATCGGCGACCACACCGACTACACGGGCGGATTGGCCCTCCCCATGGCGATCGACCTGGGCGTCGACGTGGCGCTCGAGCGGGACGAGACCTTGGACCGGGTGGAGCTGGTCTCCGGCGACCAGCCCGGACGGGCCACCGTCGACCGGGCCCAGCCCCTCGCCAGCGTTGGCGACGACGCACCGCGCTGGGCCCGCTACGTCGCCGGCGTGGTCGAGACGGCGACGCCACCGGCCGGCGGCATCGGCACCGTCAGCTCGAACCTTCCGATCGGCGCCGGGCTGGCGTCGAGCGCCGCCCTGGAGGTGGCCGTCGCCCTGGCCCTCGGCTTCGAGGGCACGCCGGTGCAGCTGGCGCAGGCGTGCCAGCGGGCCGAGCGGGTGGCGGCAGGGGTGCCGTGCGGCGTGATGGACCCGCTCGCGTCGGCGTGCGGTCGCCGCGGCCACGCCCTGCTGCTCGACTGTGCATCGCTCGTCGTCTCGCCGGTCGCCCTGCCGGACGAGGTCGAGGTCGTGGCCGTGCACTCAGGGCGGGCTCGAGGCCTGGCCGGCTCCGCCTATGCCGCCCGTCGGGCAGAGTGCGAAGCCGCCGAGGCCGTCGTCGGAGCGCTGCGCGAGGCGACGGCCGCCGAGGTCGGCTCGATCCGCGATCCAGTCCTCCGACGCCGGGCCCGCCATGTCGTCACCGAGAACGCCCGGGTCCGGGCGGCAGCGCAGGCCATCGCCGCGGGCGATCTGGCATCGGCCGGCGCGGAGATGACCGCCAGCCACCGCAGCCTCGCCGCGGACTTCGAGGTCTCCACGCCGTCGCTCGATGCCCTGGTGGACGAGCTGCTGGGCACGCCGGGCGTGCTCGGTGCCCGGATGACGGGTGCGGGCTTCGGTGGCTGCGTGGTGGCGCTCACCGAGCCGGGCGCCGTCGTTCCCGACAACCGCCGGGGATGGGTCCTGCGGGCCTCGGCGGGAGCGTCGGTAGAGGTCGTCGACGCTTAG
- a CDS encoding methyltransferase domain-containing protein, translated as MAGASSRWAEALHGWAIPHEILASAPESPWGFPPELFAAPEAPAATPSRNRALEALPTGGSVLDVGVGAGAASLGLVPPAARLVGVDESADMLARFAAAAAGLGVAVRTVPAPWPEAAGEAGRADVVVCHHVLYNVAELVPFVRALTSAARRRVVVELTAQHPQSALSPLWLHFHGLERPTGPNAGDAVSVLEEIGIEPEVERFTGPARLAEVDRGDLVAFARRRLCLPAERDPEVESLLPVNATLPGRELVCVWWSPPRA; from the coding sequence ATGGCCGGGGCGAGCTCGCGATGGGCCGAAGCACTGCACGGCTGGGCCATCCCACACGAGATCCTGGCCAGTGCACCGGAGTCGCCGTGGGGCTTCCCCCCTGAGCTGTTCGCGGCTCCCGAGGCGCCGGCGGCGACGCCGTCGAGGAATCGAGCACTGGAGGCCCTCCCCACGGGCGGATCCGTTCTGGACGTCGGTGTGGGCGCCGGAGCGGCCAGCCTGGGCCTGGTCCCTCCGGCGGCCCGGCTCGTCGGGGTGGATGAGAGCGCCGACATGTTGGCCCGCTTCGCCGCCGCCGCCGCCGGCCTGGGGGTTGCCGTGCGCACCGTCCCCGCCCCGTGGCCCGAGGCTGCCGGCGAGGCGGGACGGGCCGACGTCGTCGTGTGCCATCACGTCCTGTACAACGTGGCTGAGCTCGTCCCCTTCGTCCGCGCCCTCACCTCGGCCGCCCGCCGGCGTGTCGTCGTCGAGCTCACGGCCCAGCATCCCCAGTCCGCGCTGAGTCCCCTGTGGCTGCATTTTCACGGGCTCGAGCGGCCCACTGGACCGAATGCCGGCGACGCGGTGTCCGTGCTCGAGGAGATCGGGATCGAGCCCGAGGTCGAGCGCTTCACCGGGCCCGCGCGACTGGCCGAAGTGGACCGAGGCGACCTCGTTGCCTTCGCCCGCCGCCGCCTGTGCCTGCCGGCCGAGCGCGACCCCGAGGTGGAGTCGCTGCTTCCGGTCAACGCCACCCTCCCGGGAAGGGAGCTGGTCTGCGTGTGGTGGTCTCCGCCCCGCGCTTGA
- a CDS encoding alpha/beta hydrolase encodes MAIARANGIDIEYETFGDPTDPVMLLIMGLGGQLIAWDADFCNRLAAHGFRVIRFDNRDVGLSTKIEAGPVPDIMAVIQGDRSSVSYSLEDMAADATGLLDALGVEKAHIVGVSMGGMIAQVVAIDHPDRVLSLASIMSTTGDPSVGAPTPEAMAVLMRPPPQERDDVIAGEVETHKAIGSPGFPVDEERTRRRAAAAYDRSFYPQGVARQVAAVVAASDRTEGLSHIDVPTVVIHGTADPLVTPSGGEATAKAVPGAELIMVEGMGHELPPGAWETVVEAVVRNAAKAGSR; translated from the coding sequence ATGGCCATCGCGCGCGCCAATGGCATCGACATCGAGTACGAGACCTTCGGTGATCCAACCGACCCGGTCATGCTGCTCATCATGGGCCTCGGGGGTCAGCTCATCGCCTGGGACGCCGACTTTTGCAACCGGCTGGCCGCTCACGGGTTCCGCGTCATCCGCTTCGACAACCGCGACGTCGGCCTCAGCACGAAGATCGAGGCGGGTCCCGTGCCCGACATCATGGCGGTCATACAAGGAGATCGGTCGTCGGTCTCCTACTCCCTCGAGGACATGGCCGCCGATGCCACCGGTCTCCTGGATGCCCTCGGCGTCGAGAAGGCGCACATAGTCGGCGTATCGATGGGGGGGATGATCGCTCAGGTGGTGGCGATCGATCATCCCGACCGAGTCCTCAGCCTGGCGTCGATCATGTCGACAACGGGCGATCCGAGCGTCGGCGCTCCGACGCCCGAGGCCATGGCGGTGCTGATGAGGCCACCGCCGCAGGAGCGCGACGACGTCATCGCGGGCGAAGTCGAGACGCACAAGGCGATCGGGTCACCCGGGTTCCCCGTCGACGAGGAGCGGACGCGCCGGCGGGCCGCGGCCGCCTACGATCGCAGCTTCTACCCCCAGGGTGTGGCCCGTCAGGTGGCAGCGGTCGTGGCGGCCAGCGATCGCACCGAGGGGCTGTCCCACATTGACGTGCCGACGGTCGTGATCCATGGGACCGCCGACCCGCTGGTCACGCCGAGCGGCGGTGAAGCCACCGCCAAGGCCGTTCCCGGGGCCGAGCTGATCATGGTCGAGGGAATGGGCCACGAGCTTCCACCCGGTGCGTGGGAGACCGTCGTCGAGGCCGTCGTGCGCAACGCCGCCAAGGCCGGGTCCAGATGA
- a CDS encoding CaiB/BaiF CoA-transferase family protein gives MSGPLEGVRVVEIAGIGPGPFAAMMLADMGADVVRVDRAQKVAGGDPAHPPIDLLGRGRRSVGIDLKHPEGAGVVLRLVEHADVLIEGFRPGVMERLGIGPDECMARNPRLVYGRMTGWGQEGPYADAAGHDINYIALAGALDPVGRAGEAPVPPLNLVGDFGGGGMFMAYGVVCALLEAGRSGQGQVVDAAMVDGAAVLTTFIHSLRAIGLWVDERGTNLLDTGAHFYDVYETADHRYVSVGSIEPQFYAELLRLSGLEGEELPAQMDRSQWPALKERVADVFRTKTRDEWCGLMEGTDVCFAPVLSMGEAPAHPHNRLRETFVEVAGVPQPAPAPRFGRTPGAIGRPPPHAGQHTEDTLADWGFTAGEREKLRQAGAIA, from the coding sequence ATGAGCGGGCCACTCGAGGGCGTGCGCGTCGTCGAGATCGCCGGCATCGGCCCCGGACCGTTCGCGGCCATGATGCTGGCGGACATGGGTGCCGACGTCGTACGCGTCGATCGGGCCCAGAAGGTGGCGGGCGGCGACCCCGCGCACCCTCCGATCGACCTTCTGGGTCGGGGGCGACGCTCGGTAGGGATCGACCTCAAGCATCCCGAGGGCGCGGGGGTGGTGCTCAGGCTGGTGGAGCACGCGGACGTTCTGATCGAAGGGTTTCGTCCGGGAGTGATGGAGCGGCTCGGGATCGGACCCGATGAGTGCATGGCCCGCAACCCGCGCCTCGTCTACGGCCGCATGACCGGCTGGGGCCAGGAGGGACCGTACGCCGACGCCGCCGGCCACGACATCAACTACATCGCCCTGGCCGGAGCCCTCGATCCGGTCGGACGAGCGGGCGAAGCACCCGTACCGCCCCTGAACCTGGTTGGTGACTTCGGAGGCGGGGGCATGTTCATGGCCTACGGGGTGGTGTGCGCGCTGCTGGAGGCCGGTCGCTCCGGTCAGGGCCAGGTGGTCGACGCGGCGATGGTCGACGGCGCCGCCGTGCTCACGACGTTCATCCACAGCCTGCGAGCCATCGGACTCTGGGTGGACGAGCGGGGAACGAACCTCCTCGACACCGGCGCGCATTTCTACGACGTGTACGAGACGGCCGACCATCGCTACGTCTCGGTGGGGTCCATCGAGCCGCAGTTCTACGCTGAGCTGCTGCGCCTCTCGGGCCTGGAGGGCGAGGAGCTCCCGGCGCAGATGGACCGCAGCCAGTGGCCGGCCCTGAAGGAGCGGGTGGCCGACGTGTTCCGCACCAAGACGCGTGACGAATGGTGTGGCCTCATGGAGGGGACCGATGTGTGCTTCGCCCCGGTGCTGTCCATGGGCGAGGCGCCAGCGCATCCGCACAACCGCCTGCGGGAGACGTTCGTGGAGGTCGCGGGGGTGCCCCAGCCGGCTCCCGCGCCCCGGTTCGGTCGGACGCCGGGAGCCATCGGTCGTCCGCCGCCGCACGCCGGCCAGCACACCGAGGACACCCTGGCGGACTGGGGGTTCACCGCGGGCGAGCGGGAGAAGCTCCGCCAGGCCGGGGCCATCGCCTGA
- a CDS encoding iron-containing alcohol dehydrogenase family protein has translation MDDSWTHTGYAQRIHFGAGSLDELANVVRETGARRVMLVTTEGRADSDAGRRVVSLLGRQLVSTFAGVTSHVPTAAVEAAVRQAQADGVDGLVSFGGGSCADLGKAVCFFVEQQAGTPGMSPLDRPALSHVAVPTAYSGAELTPFFGMTDPAARRKSGAGGPTVAPVAVVYDPLVTLDTPPRVSAETGMNALAHGVEAAYATRRTPEAEAVALACVQRVAAWLPGVVDDPDDLSARTAMLVGAALGGRALQNASMGVHHGLAQLLGGRTGIAHGLANAIMLAHVLRFNAEAAPVEVARIGAALGDPDDPAGACDRLRRRLGLPGRLSECGVTKEDLDAVARMSEGNVSVGFNPRPVSEEGARQILAEAW, from the coding sequence GTGGACGACTCCTGGACCCACACCGGGTACGCGCAGCGCATCCACTTCGGGGCCGGGAGCCTGGACGAACTGGCGAACGTGGTCAGGGAGACCGGTGCCCGGCGGGTGATGCTGGTGACGACCGAGGGGCGGGCCGACTCCGACGCCGGCCGACGTGTGGTCAGTCTGCTCGGAAGGCAGCTCGTCTCCACCTTCGCCGGGGTGACCTCCCACGTGCCTACCGCCGCTGTCGAAGCGGCGGTGCGCCAGGCCCAGGCCGACGGCGTCGACGGTCTGGTGTCGTTCGGAGGCGGCTCGTGCGCTGACCTGGGCAAGGCGGTGTGCTTCTTCGTGGAGCAGCAGGCGGGAACGCCCGGCATGTCGCCTCTGGACCGTCCCGCTCTGTCGCACGTGGCCGTGCCGACGGCGTACTCGGGCGCCGAGCTGACCCCGTTCTTCGGCATGACCGACCCCGCCGCCCGGCGCAAGAGCGGAGCCGGGGGTCCCACCGTGGCGCCGGTGGCCGTTGTGTATGACCCGCTTGTGACCCTGGACACGCCGCCCCGGGTCAGCGCCGAGACAGGAATGAACGCGCTCGCTCACGGTGTCGAGGCGGCGTACGCGACCCGTCGGACGCCGGAGGCCGAGGCCGTGGCGCTGGCGTGTGTCCAGCGGGTGGCAGCATGGCTGCCCGGCGTCGTGGACGATCCCGACGATCTCTCTGCTCGGACGGCCATGCTCGTCGGCGCTGCTCTGGGGGGTCGGGCGCTGCAGAACGCCAGCATGGGCGTGCACCACGGGCTGGCGCAGCTGCTGGGCGGCCGCACTGGGATCGCCCACGGCCTGGCGAACGCCATCATGTTGGCGCACGTCCTGCGCTTCAACGCGGAGGCGGCGCCCGTGGAGGTGGCGCGGATCGGCGCCGCCCTGGGCGACCCCGACGACCCCGCCGGCGCCTGCGACCGGCTGCGCAGGCGTCTCGGGCTGCCGGGCCGCCTCTCCGAGTGTGGGGTGACCAAGGAGGATCTCGACGCCGTCGCCCGCATGTCCGAGGGCAACGTCAGCGTGGGGTTCAACCCCCGCCCGGTGAGCGAGGAGGGCGCTCGCCAGATCCTCGCTGAGGCGTGGTGA
- a CDS encoding DUF455 family protein yields MKRMLSVDDLARDERFERIQIEDVVFDARRSGSDRRNVLDHRDTESPDAARALMHGIFVGEIQALEGAGRTCYDFDTGAGRDEVPFAMKLDMARQCWDEARHVEISVKLTEHMGTGIGEFSEQTMLFQAACNSDPVLRLTGVNRALEGLAIDVFNTMRDYGDSVSDPVLYFCEDWMLADEVTHVKMGSDWLRRLTATDKDRQAQALEFQRTVDKLFSFGGLRGEGEDNPVHLARKFRSMAGFSDDEIVELVDIAAQAQAEAEANSAAAAAPAG; encoded by the coding sequence ATGAAGCGGATGCTGTCGGTCGATGATCTGGCTCGCGACGAGCGGTTCGAGCGGATCCAGATCGAGGACGTCGTCTTCGACGCCAGGCGGTCGGGCAGCGATCGCCGCAACGTCCTCGATCACCGGGACACGGAGTCGCCCGACGCCGCCCGGGCGCTGATGCACGGCATCTTCGTGGGAGAGATCCAGGCCCTCGAGGGAGCGGGACGGACGTGCTACGACTTCGACACGGGGGCCGGCCGCGACGAGGTCCCGTTCGCCATGAAGCTGGACATGGCCCGCCAATGCTGGGACGAGGCTCGTCACGTGGAGATCTCGGTGAAGCTGACCGAGCACATGGGCACCGGGATCGGGGAGTTCTCCGAGCAGACCATGCTGTTCCAGGCGGCCTGCAACTCGGACCCCGTGCTCAGGCTCACCGGGGTCAACCGGGCGCTCGAAGGTCTCGCCATCGACGTGTTCAACACCATGCGGGACTACGGGGACAGCGTGTCGGACCCGGTTCTCTACTTCTGCGAGGACTGGATGCTCGCCGACGAGGTGACCCACGTGAAGATGGGCTCGGACTGGCTGCGACGGCTGACGGCCACCGACAAGGACCGGCAGGCCCAGGCGCTGGAGTTCCAGCGCACCGTGGACAAGCTCTTCAGCTTCGGTGGGCTGCGCGGCGAGGGCGAGGACAACCCGGTGCACCTGGCCCGGAAGTTCAGGTCCATGGCCGGGTTCAGCGATGACGAGATCGTCGAGCTGGTCGACATCGCCGCCCAGGCCCAAGCCGAGGCCGAGGCCAACTCGGCCGCAGCTGCGGCGCCCGCCGGCTAG
- a CDS encoding Lrp/AsnC ligand binding domain-containing protein produces MRALRGEEEPVSVIAYVLIQTEVGKAAQVAAEVSKIQGVVSAEDVTGPYDVIVRAEAGSVDDLGKMVVSRVQLIEGITRTLTCPVVNL; encoded by the coding sequence ATGCGGGCTCTGCGAGGCGAGGAGGAGCCGGTGTCCGTAATTGCTTACGTGCTCATCCAGACGGAGGTCGGCAAGGCCGCTCAGGTCGCAGCGGAGGTCTCCAAGATCCAGGGCGTGGTGTCGGCCGAGGATGTCACTGGTCCCTACGACGTGATCGTGCGCGCCGAGGCCGGCTCGGTCGACGATCTGGGCAAGATGGTCGTGAGCCGGGTCCAGCTCATCGAGGGCATCACCCGCACCCTCACCTGCCCGGTGGTCAACCTCTAG
- a CDS encoding S9 family peptidase has protein sequence MVELIPRDVLFGNPERVSPRVSPDGSRLAWLAPVDGVLNVWVASLAMAGPGDRPLEMPGPEGPPLDIEGANPVTDDRDRGIRSFLWAHDGVHLLYLQDRGGDENWRLYDVDLETMARRDLTPFEDVQAQILAVDKRFPTEVLVGLNRDTAELHDVYHLDLVSGDLVKVVDNPGLIGWLADADMVVRAALAPEADGGFVVMVRDAEAAEWRPFQRVPAEDALSSGTVAFSRDGASLLAVSSIGANTGRLVRADLGTGATEVIAEDPVNDVTDVRLHPDTRQVQIVTFARERADFLVLDPDVEDDLAAIRSLHPGDPVLEGHDDADLTWLVGFTNDTGPIPYFAYDRRTKEARLLFEHRPSLRRYELAAMEPFSYEARDGLAIHGYLTFPVGEPRARLPTVLVVHGGPWARDEWGFQPETQWLANRGYLCVQVNFRGSTGYGKAFVNAGDREWGAKMHDDLVDAVASVVDRGLADPARVAIYGGSYGGYAALVGAAFTPELFRAAIDVVGPSNLETLIRSIPPYWAPLIAQFHTRVGNPDTESEFLWSRSPLSRVKDIKVPLLIAQGANDPRVKQAESEQIVAALTEAGIDHEYLLFPDEGHGFAKPENRLRFYAAAERFLARHLGGRAED, from the coding sequence ATGGTCGAGCTGATCCCGAGAGACGTGCTGTTCGGCAACCCGGAGCGGGTGAGCCCGAGGGTGTCGCCCGACGGTAGCCGGCTGGCCTGGCTGGCGCCGGTCGATGGCGTGCTGAACGTCTGGGTGGCCAGCCTGGCGATGGCCGGTCCGGGAGACCGGCCCCTCGAGATGCCCGGCCCGGAAGGCCCACCCCTCGACATCGAAGGCGCCAACCCGGTGACCGACGATCGCGATCGTGGCATCCGCAGCTTTCTCTGGGCCCACGACGGCGTCCATCTCCTGTACCTCCAGGACCGTGGCGGGGACGAGAACTGGCGCCTCTACGACGTGGACCTGGAGACGATGGCCCGCCGCGATCTGACGCCGTTCGAGGATGTGCAGGCCCAGATCCTGGCGGTCGACAAGCGTTTCCCGACCGAGGTCCTGGTCGGGCTCAACCGGGACACGGCGGAGCTCCACGACGTGTACCACCTCGACCTGGTGAGCGGCGACCTCGTCAAGGTCGTCGACAACCCGGGACTGATCGGCTGGTTGGCCGACGCCGACATGGTGGTGCGGGCGGCGCTTGCCCCCGAGGCCGACGGTGGCTTCGTCGTCATGGTGCGCGACGCTGAGGCGGCTGAGTGGCGCCCGTTCCAACGCGTCCCGGCCGAGGACGCCCTGTCGAGCGGGACGGTGGCCTTCAGCCGCGATGGTGCGAGCCTCCTCGCTGTCAGCTCGATCGGCGCCAACACCGGGCGTCTGGTCCGCGCCGATCTCGGCACCGGAGCCACCGAGGTGATCGCCGAGGACCCAGTCAACGACGTCACCGACGTGCGGCTCCATCCCGACACCCGCCAGGTCCAGATCGTGACCTTCGCCCGCGAGCGGGCCGACTTTCTCGTGCTCGATCCCGACGTCGAGGATGACCTCGCCGCCATCCGGTCGCTGCATCCCGGTGACCCGGTGCTCGAGGGACACGATGACGCCGATCTCACCTGGCTGGTGGGCTTCACCAACGACACCGGACCCATCCCGTATTTCGCCTACGACCGGCGCACGAAAGAGGCCCGCCTCCTCTTCGAGCACCGGCCGAGCCTGCGACGCTACGAGTTGGCGGCCATGGAGCCGTTCTCGTATGAAGCTCGCGACGGTTTGGCGATCCACGGCTACCTGACCTTTCCCGTGGGGGAACCCCGGGCGCGACTGCCGACCGTGCTTGTCGTCCACGGCGGCCCTTGGGCCCGCGACGAGTGGGGCTTCCAGCCCGAGACCCAGTGGCTGGCCAATCGCGGCTATCTGTGCGTGCAGGTCAATTTCCGGGGCTCGACGGGCTATGGCAAGGCGTTCGTGAACGCCGGCGACCGTGAGTGGGGCGCGAAGATGCACGACGACCTCGTCGACGCGGTGGCCAGTGTCGTCGACCGGGGCCTGGCCGACCCCGCCCGGGTCGCTATCTACGGCGGCTCCTATGGGGGCTACGCCGCCCTGGTGGGCGCGGCGTTCACGCCCGAGCTGTTCCGGGCCGCCATCGACGTCGTCGGGCCGTCCAACCTGGAGACGCTGATCCGGTCGATCCCGCCCTACTGGGCCCCGTTGATCGCCCAGTTCCACACCCGGGTGGGCAACCCCGACACCGAGTCCGAGTTCCTCTGGTCACGCTCTCCGCTGTCGAGGGTCAAGGACATCAAGGTGCCCCTGCTCATTGCCCAGGGGGCGAACGATCCTCGCGTCAAGCAGGCAGAGTCCGAGCAGATCGTCGCCGCCCTGACCGAGGCCGGCATCGACCACGAGTACCTCCTCTTCCCCGACGAGGGCCACGGCTTCGCCAAGCCCGAGAACCGGTTGCGCTTCTACGCCGCCGCCGAGCGCTTCCTCGCCCGCCACCTCGGGGGTCGGGCCGAGGACTGA